The sequence ATGTTGGCGCTTGTTTTGGCGCTAAATTCGACCCGCCAGCCGATTCACTCAGACTTTAAACTTCGCAGCATAATATCAGGGTGACTCAATCAGAATTCCGATACCGGCTTTTTGCAGGGACGCCATGTATCCATTATCCCATAATTACCATCCGTATGCATCATATTTACATGCCGGAGTAATAATTACCTCTTGGATTGCACTGCTTAGACTTGGAAATACTCGCTTCTCCACAAGCCGATCCAGCTTTTCGATGGTTTCTGTAGACCGTCAGCTAAAATCGGCATTCACCCACGGGCTTACGTCCGTGGTCCTCTGCCAGCCTTAATGGGACACAAAAAGGGATAAAGAAACCGAACAAGGGGGAGGGGTGGCGTAAGCTCCGATGAGGTAGTAGACTAACGTCAATATAGAAAGGAGCTAAGCGTGTCCCAGAACATCGAAGATAAGGCTAATGCTACTGAAACCAGGACCCAGGAAACGCGAGGGTTCATGCAGCAGGTGAAGAGTGGCAGCAAGGCATAAGTATACTCCGGAAGAGAAGGTTCGCATCGGCCTGGAGGGGTTCAGATGGGAGGTGGGGGTAAGTGATCTCTGCCGGCGGGAAGGGATTAAGCCGGGGACCTTCTACGCCTGGAGCAAAGACTTCATGGAGGCAGGGAAGGAGCGGTTAACCCGGGATGCGGTAAGAGCTGCTACGCGCCAAGAGATCGGGCAGATCAAGCGGGAAAACAGCGAGCTCAAACATCTAGTGGCGGATCTGTCTCTGGAAGTGTACCGGCTCAAAAAAACAGCCGTTCCTCCCCTGGAGGGACACAACGGCGCCAACGGATGAGTGGTGAGGAGAAGACCTCGGTTTTGGCCCGGGTGGAGACTCTGGCTGGGTACAAGCGGCAGGCACTGGCAGAACTGGGAATACCCCGAAGCACCTACTATCGGTGGCGTCAGGGGGAGCCCCTTTCGGGGAAGAGAAGAAGGCCATGGAACCGGATTACTCCCGAGGAAGATAGCCGGATATTGGCTGTAGCCCGAGAGTTCCCTGAACTTTCAAGTCGGCAACTGGCGGTCTGGATAACCGATAACGCGGGCTTTGCCGTATCCGAGTCGACA comes from Dehalococcoidia bacterium and encodes:
- a CDS encoding transposase; its protein translation is MAARHKYTPEEKVRIGLEGFRWEVGVSDLCRREGIKPGTFYAWSKDFMEAGKERLTRDAVRAATRQEIGQIKRENSELKHLVADLSLEVYRLKKTAVPPLEGHNGANG
- a CDS encoding helix-turn-helix domain-containing protein; protein product: MSGEEKTSVLARVETLAGYKRQALAELGIPRSTYYRWRQGEPLSGKRRRPWNRITPEEDSRILAVAREFPELSSRQLAVWITDNAGFAVSESTVYRILRREGLVKRQETKAMADKEYHTKTTRLHQMWATDASYFRVVYITS